In a genomic window of Desulfosporosinus sp. Sb-LF:
- the xdh gene encoding selenium-dependent xanthine dehydrogenase: MFNLEINGTVYTVQEDMNLMDYLRDQLHMTSLKNGCGEGVCGACSLLVDGKKLRACTLTLAKVSGKKVLTVEGLSEREKEAYAWAFAEAGAVQCGFCIPGMVISAKAVIDKSPNPTAQEIKEGIRGNICRCTGYVKIEQGIMLAAKVLRGEIQPKSTLQHGAGIGSSIQRVDAREKVLGTGQYVDDMYLDQMLHAAVLRSRYARAIVKSIDVSAARAYPGVEAVMTAEDIPGERDHGHIFHDWPTLVSVGTETRYVGDAIVLVAAQTKKQAREALALIEVEYEELEPILSPTQALANQAPSIHPKGNLLSTTKINRGNAQEELAKSAHVVSHRYSTPPTEHAFMEPESALAIPGEDGGVIVYVGDQSVYDDQHGIMGILGLPAEKVRVISKLVGGGFGGKEDLTVQHHAALLAMKTQKPVKLTLSRKESILVHPKRHAMELDITTGCDAEGKLTVMVAHIVADTGAYASLGTAVLQRACTHVSGPYQIPNVDITGLCVYTNNPPGGAFRGFGVTQAAFASETNMDLLAEKVGISPWEIRYLNALEPGMVNSTGQITDEGTAIKETLIAVREVYESHPFAAGIACAMKNTGIGVGLADTGRVKLKILNGKAVVFTSAACIGQGFATIATQIVNEATGLPLESIEVNAPDTFLTPDSGTTTASRQTLFSGEAVRQAALKLQQALHESSLERLEGREFKGEYIGSTDPMNSDKLNPISHVAYSYATNVVLLNEQGKLEKVVAAHDVGRAINPKAVEGQIEGGIAMGLGYALREDFPLEKGRPTIKFGTLGLFRSTEMPEIESIIIEKNSSPLAYGAKGVGEIASIPITPAVNSAYYKYDGKLRCVLPLRETPYKK, encoded by the coding sequence ATGTTTAATCTTGAAATTAATGGTACAGTGTATACTGTACAAGAAGATATGAACCTTATGGATTATTTGCGTGATCAACTCCATATGACTTCGCTCAAAAACGGGTGTGGCGAAGGGGTCTGTGGCGCATGCTCGTTGTTGGTTGACGGTAAAAAGTTGCGGGCATGTACCTTGACCTTGGCGAAAGTTTCTGGAAAAAAGGTTTTAACAGTGGAGGGGCTATCTGAACGAGAGAAAGAAGCTTATGCTTGGGCGTTCGCCGAGGCGGGAGCAGTCCAGTGTGGTTTTTGCATACCAGGAATGGTTATTAGTGCTAAGGCTGTCATCGATAAGTCTCCAAATCCTACGGCTCAAGAAATCAAAGAGGGGATTCGGGGAAATATTTGTCGTTGCACGGGGTATGTGAAGATTGAACAAGGGATTATGCTAGCTGCTAAAGTATTACGAGGAGAGATCCAACCTAAGTCAACTTTACAGCACGGGGCTGGGATAGGGTCAAGCATACAACGTGTAGATGCTCGTGAAAAAGTTCTTGGAACGGGACAATATGTCGATGATATGTACCTTGATCAGATGCTTCACGCTGCAGTGCTCAGGTCTAGGTATGCACGTGCAATTGTCAAGAGCATTGATGTTTCGGCAGCAAGAGCTTATCCTGGTGTAGAAGCAGTCATGACTGCGGAAGATATTCCAGGTGAACGTGATCATGGCCATATTTTTCATGATTGGCCTACGTTGGTCTCCGTTGGGACTGAAACGCGTTATGTTGGAGATGCGATTGTCCTCGTGGCAGCCCAGACGAAAAAACAAGCTCGTGAAGCATTAGCTTTAATTGAGGTTGAGTATGAAGAACTTGAACCGATACTTAGCCCTACACAGGCGCTTGCTAATCAAGCTCCTAGCATTCATCCAAAGGGAAATCTGCTAAGCACCACGAAGATTAATCGAGGGAATGCCCAGGAAGAGCTGGCAAAATCCGCCCATGTTGTGTCTCATCGTTATTCTACCCCTCCGACAGAACATGCGTTTATGGAGCCAGAAAGCGCCTTGGCTATCCCTGGAGAAGATGGGGGAGTCATTGTCTATGTTGGAGATCAAAGTGTTTATGATGACCAACATGGAATCATGGGTATTCTTGGCCTTCCGGCGGAAAAGGTTCGCGTGATCAGCAAGTTGGTCGGAGGCGGTTTCGGTGGCAAAGAGGATCTAACCGTCCAGCATCATGCGGCTTTACTGGCCATGAAAACTCAAAAGCCTGTGAAACTCACCTTGTCCCGTAAGGAAAGTATTTTGGTACATCCCAAGCGGCACGCTATGGAATTGGATATAACAACAGGGTGTGATGCGGAAGGTAAATTGACCGTTATGGTGGCTCATATCGTGGCGGATACAGGAGCCTATGCATCACTAGGGACCGCTGTTTTGCAACGCGCATGTACCCATGTCAGCGGGCCTTATCAGATACCCAATGTAGATATTACGGGTCTATGTGTTTATACAAATAATCCTCCGGGAGGGGCGTTCAGGGGTTTTGGAGTGACTCAGGCTGCTTTTGCCTCGGAAACCAACATGGATCTCTTAGCAGAAAAGGTGGGGATTTCTCCGTGGGAAATCCGTTATCTTAATGCTCTAGAACCAGGCATGGTGAATTCCACGGGTCAGATAACAGATGAGGGGACGGCGATTAAGGAAACGTTAATTGCGGTTCGTGAAGTATATGAGTCTCATCCGTTTGCAGCGGGTATTGCTTGTGCTATGAAAAATACAGGCATTGGGGTCGGTCTTGCAGATACTGGTCGGGTAAAACTGAAAATCCTTAATGGAAAAGCAGTGGTCTTTACAAGTGCTGCTTGCATAGGACAAGGATTTGCTACTATCGCGACTCAGATTGTTAATGAAGCTACCGGCTTACCATTAGAAAGTATTGAAGTTAACGCACCCGATACGTTTTTAACACCTGATTCTGGTACGACAACTGCTTCGCGTCAAACCCTATTTTCCGGTGAAGCTGTGCGCCAGGCAGCTCTTAAACTTCAGCAAGCGTTGCATGAATCCTCCTTAGAGCGGTTGGAAGGTCGCGAATTCAAGGGAGAGTATATCGGAAGTACTGACCCGATGAATTCTGACAAGTTAAACCCAATTAGCCATGTTGCCTATAGCTATGCAACAAATGTTGTATTGTTAAATGAACAAGGGAAATTGGAAAAGGTTGTGGCAGCACACGATGTGGGTCGGGCCATCAATCCGAAGGCAGTGGAAGGGCAGATTGAAGGCGGGATAGCCATGGGATTAGGTTATGCTTTGCGTGAAGATTTTCCCCTTGAAAAGGGTAGGCCAACCATTAAATTCGGGACGTTGGGTCTCTTCCGTTCCACGGAAATGCCTGAAATAGAGTCTATAATCATTGAGAAGAATTCCTCCCCGCTAGCTTATGGCGCCAAAGGGGTGGGCGAGATTGCTTCTATTCCGATCACGCCAGCGGTTAATTCCGCTTATTACAAGTATGATGGCAAGCTTAGGTGTGTCCTCCCTCTACGTGAAACACCTTATAAGAAATAA
- a CDS encoding NTP transferase domain-containing protein, whose amino-acid sequence MVRFVVMAAGLATRMGKDKLALPWRETTVLGYVLQTVLEAFEALKPQDKSFGDLSSYSRLTDIRVVARYPIETYLSVKDINRFRACGGFWLKVPSPKPLAKTICLGLQDLNNEVQVIGFLPGDQVGITAQGLEACLRQVIHNVPDFLVPIAGDKTGSPVFFHRRYVQELLSLREEQGGREVLNRYPERWRMFPVIESSFQDVDTPEEYQALLKTLNGSDGYC is encoded by the coding sequence GTGGTTCGATTTGTGGTGATGGCGGCTGGCCTCGCTACCCGGATGGGAAAAGATAAACTTGCACTTCCTTGGAGAGAAACGACTGTGCTCGGTTATGTGCTTCAAACGGTGCTTGAGGCTTTCGAGGCACTTAAGCCCCAAGATAAATCCTTTGGAGATTTATCCTCTTACTCGAGATTAACAGATATTCGAGTTGTAGCTAGATACCCGATAGAGACCTATTTGTCAGTGAAGGACATTAACAGGTTCCGCGCTTGTGGTGGGTTTTGGCTTAAAGTACCGAGTCCTAAACCCCTTGCAAAAACGATTTGCTTGGGTTTACAAGACTTGAACAACGAAGTTCAAGTGATTGGTTTCCTACCCGGCGATCAAGTAGGGATTACGGCACAAGGATTAGAAGCCTGTTTGCGACAGGTGATACATAATGTCCCAGATTTTCTAGTGCCGATTGCTGGTGATAAGACGGGGTCGCCTGTATTTTTCCATCGGAGATATGTTCAGGAGCTTTTGTCCCTCCGAGAGGAACAAGGGGGAAGAGAAGTCCTAAATCGTTACCCTGAACGATGGAGGATGTTCCCTGTTATAGAAAGTTCATTTCAAGATGTTGATACGCCAGAAGAATACCAGGCGTTATTGAAAACTCTTAACGGATCTGACGGTTATTGCTAG
- the yqeC gene encoding selenium cofactor biosynthesis protein YqeC yields MVSSLTGPTSDWASGGLWDMTERVQVITFIGAGGKTTCLRSITQEIESAGQLVIATTTTKVFPEKHFKAWRNLLPPLQDQENACFWYAKVEDESGKWVGPSIKMVNDALARDLLSIPKRFWVIEGDGARERKLKCWGPHEPQIPMFTKCAVLVVDRGLWGEILQETQVHRPERCQGLLGQVWNAENAWSYFLKSPVFAPRYGHLSWVILLNSPDECAENKESMSPKDLQELCHRWVGIRQDLDEQNHRPKHLRLAAGDAKGEKLQWFDLW; encoded by the coding sequence ATGGTTAGTTCATTAACAGGGCCAACTTCGGATTGGGCAAGCGGCGGTCTTTGGGATATGACAGAAAGGGTCCAGGTCATTACGTTCATTGGGGCCGGAGGAAAGACGACTTGTCTTCGATCTATAACTCAAGAAATTGAATCCGCAGGGCAGCTGGTCATTGCAACGACCACGACGAAAGTTTTTCCGGAGAAACATTTTAAAGCTTGGAGAAATCTTTTACCGCCGCTACAAGACCAAGAGAATGCATGCTTTTGGTATGCTAAAGTAGAGGATGAAAGCGGTAAATGGGTCGGTCCATCCATAAAAATGGTTAATGATGCCCTTGCTAGAGATCTCCTTTCTATACCTAAACGTTTTTGGGTAATCGAAGGTGATGGGGCCCGTGAGCGCAAGTTGAAATGCTGGGGTCCCCATGAACCTCAAATCCCTATGTTCACGAAATGTGCAGTTTTGGTTGTTGATCGTGGCTTATGGGGAGAGATCCTTCAGGAGACTCAAGTTCATAGGCCGGAGCGTTGTCAAGGTTTACTTGGGCAAGTTTGGAATGCGGAGAACGCTTGGAGTTACTTTTTGAAATCTCCTGTTTTCGCTCCCAGATATGGGCATTTGTCTTGGGTTATTCTTCTGAACAGTCCTGATGAATGCGCAGAAAACAAAGAATCAATGAGCCCGAAGGATCTACAAGAGCTTTGCCATAGGTGGGTGGGAATTCGGCAGGATTTGGACGAACAAAACCATAGACCTAAGCATTTGAGATTAGCCGCGGGGGATGCCAAGGGGGAAAAACTACAGTGGTTCGATTTGTGGTGA
- the yqeB gene encoding selenium-dependent molybdenum cofactor biosynthesis protein YqeB, with amino-acid sequence MVNKLLMNGPVILVRGAGEQASGVGWVLAKAGFRVVMTEVAKPLMVRWPVCFGTAVPEKRWQVEGVSACYVENSIVDCETAWKAGEIPILVDPHLEALSKLNPVVLVDAIMAKRNLGTKRDMAPQTIGLGPGFTAGVDVDLVVETNRGHYLGKLIYAGAAQPNTGTPGVIAGFSRERVVYSPKAGIFKAKRDIGEQVSAGDSLGEIDDGVRSEKVLSTIDGTLRGLLRTNTCIPANVKIGDIDPRGHQEYCWTVSEKARAIGSSVLLGIMESGILSPPILRV; translated from the coding sequence ATGGTAAACAAACTTCTCATGAATGGACCAGTGATTCTCGTGCGCGGGGCTGGGGAACAAGCCTCAGGAGTAGGTTGGGTTTTGGCAAAGGCAGGGTTTCGAGTGGTGATGACAGAAGTAGCTAAGCCGCTCATGGTTCGTTGGCCGGTTTGTTTTGGAACGGCTGTTCCAGAAAAAAGATGGCAAGTGGAGGGGGTTTCGGCTTGCTATGTCGAGAATTCCATTGTGGATTGCGAAACTGCTTGGAAAGCAGGGGAAATTCCAATTTTGGTTGACCCTCATCTTGAAGCCCTCTCTAAACTCAATCCTGTTGTCTTAGTTGATGCTATCATGGCCAAACGAAACTTAGGGACAAAGAGAGACATGGCTCCACAGACCATTGGTTTGGGGCCTGGTTTTACAGCGGGAGTTGATGTCGATCTCGTCGTTGAAACTAACCGTGGGCATTATTTGGGCAAACTCATTTATGCTGGGGCGGCACAACCTAATACTGGCACGCCTGGGGTAATAGCGGGGTTTTCTCGGGAGCGGGTTGTCTATTCGCCCAAGGCTGGAATCTTCAAAGCTAAGCGGGACATTGGAGAACAGGTTTCAGCAGGAGATAGTTTGGGTGAAATTGATGACGGGGTAAGATCTGAAAAAGTTCTTTCTACCATTGATGGTACATTAAGAGGGTTATTAAGAACCAATACTTGTATCCCTGCAAATGTTAAAATAGGAGATATCGATCCCCGAGGGCATCAGGAATATTGTTGGACTGTTTCAGAGAAAGCTCGTGCTATAGGGTCGTCGGTTTTGCTGGGAATTATGGAAAGCGGAATTCTGAGCCCGCCGATTCTCAGAGTATAG
- the hydA gene encoding dihydropyrimidinase gives MGIVLNGGTIVTAADVYQADVRIESERIVAIGYEIKQPGDQVISVDGCFLFPGGIDPHTHFDLPVGEISTSDNFSSGTKAALLGGTTTILDFATQFKGETLKQGLDNWHAKADGKCFVDYGFHMAITDWNDQVAREMREMIQREGVTSFKLYMAYKNVLQVDDGALLQALRQAGECGALVCVHCENGDVIADLVQNARAQGKTAPKYHPLTRPAEAEEEATSRVITLARLAEAPLYVVHLTCSGALQAVIDAKLKGLEIYAETCPQYLLLDDSVYSAEGFNGAKYVISPPLRPIYHQEVLWSGLKTGVIDTVATDHCAFNYKGQKDLGLNDFSKIPSGAPGVETRMGLLYTYGVMAGKLTINEFVALTSTNAAKLFGLFPRKGTIAPGSDADIVVWDPRVSSVVTAKTLHQAVDYTPYEGFEQVGQAIRVFIRGKQVVQDGKLGVENPTGNYLFRKPFLRRKGGENV, from the coding sequence ATGGGTATAGTGTTAAACGGTGGAACGATTGTTACGGCTGCAGATGTGTATCAAGCAGACGTCCGCATTGAAAGCGAGAGAATTGTGGCTATTGGCTACGAGATCAAGCAACCTGGTGATCAGGTAATCTCTGTGGATGGCTGTTTTTTGTTTCCAGGAGGAATTGACCCACATACTCACTTTGATCTTCCCGTAGGAGAGATTTCGACGTCGGATAATTTTTCATCTGGTACGAAAGCAGCCTTGCTGGGTGGGACAACAACCATCCTTGATTTTGCGACACAGTTTAAAGGGGAAACCCTGAAACAAGGCTTGGATAATTGGCACGCGAAGGCTGATGGCAAGTGTTTCGTAGACTATGGCTTTCATATGGCAATCACAGATTGGAATGATCAGGTTGCACGAGAAATGAGAGAAATGATACAGCGAGAGGGTGTCACATCCTTTAAACTTTATATGGCCTATAAAAATGTCTTGCAAGTGGATGACGGTGCCTTGTTACAGGCATTGCGCCAGGCTGGGGAGTGTGGGGCACTTGTTTGTGTTCATTGTGAAAATGGAGATGTCATTGCTGATTTAGTACAGAATGCTCGTGCTCAAGGGAAAACGGCTCCTAAGTATCACCCGCTGACACGACCGGCTGAAGCAGAAGAAGAAGCAACTTCCAGAGTTATTACTCTGGCACGGCTTGCAGAGGCTCCTCTCTACGTGGTTCATCTCACTTGCAGCGGAGCACTACAAGCTGTGATCGATGCGAAGCTTAAAGGATTAGAGATTTACGCTGAAACTTGCCCGCAATATCTCTTGTTAGATGACAGCGTTTACAGCGCTGAGGGCTTTAACGGTGCAAAGTATGTAATTTCTCCCCCACTGCGCCCGATTTATCATCAAGAAGTATTATGGTCTGGGTTAAAAACAGGGGTCATAGATACCGTTGCAACAGACCATTGTGCGTTTAATTATAAAGGACAAAAAGACTTAGGGTTAAACGATTTTAGTAAGATTCCGAGTGGGGCACCTGGGGTGGAAACCCGCATGGGGTTGCTGTACACCTATGGGGTCATGGCTGGGAAATTAACGATCAACGAATTTGTAGCACTGACATCCACAAATGCGGCCAAACTATTTGGCTTGTTTCCTCGTAAAGGAACCATTGCACCTGGTAGTGATGCGGATATTGTGGTGTGGGATCCTCGTGTTTCATCGGTGGTGACGGCGAAAACCCTTCATCAAGCTGTAGATTATACGCCTTATGAGGGCTTTGAACAGGTAGGCCAAGCAATTCGTGTTTTTATACGTGGCAAGCAAGTCGTACAGGACGGTAAACTTGGGGTGGAGAACCCCACAGGGAACTATTTATTCCGTAAACCATTTCTGAGGAGAAAGGGTGGGGAGAATGTTTAA